A stretch of the Archangium violaceum genome encodes the following:
- a CDS encoding acyl-CoA dehydrogenase family protein codes for MDELLRFLLTESPAPVSLGSIEDWWTQHLRLASRFSLPVDVAFAGGFAADRLGYAFASGYHSALRSLFPALPFERRYALCVTEARGGHPSAMDTRLTGAGDGPLRLEGTKAFITLGTAADELLVVASEGQDVQGRNRLRLVRIDSRRPGVTLTELPPTPFVPEVPHAELRLHEVEVAPAEVLPGDGYERYVKPFRTVEDCHVFAAVLGWLIQVARRSGWPDEVREELLALAVTMRGLAQSEPASPAVHLALSGALDLFRARVDGLGTLWERVDAPTCERWERDRLLLNVAGKVRAKRRETARQKLITPG; via the coding sequence ATGGACGAGCTGCTGCGATTCCTCCTCACCGAGTCCCCCGCTCCGGTGTCCCTCGGCTCCATCGAGGACTGGTGGACGCAGCACCTGCGGCTGGCCTCGCGCTTCTCCCTCCCGGTGGACGTGGCGTTCGCCGGAGGCTTCGCGGCCGACCGGCTGGGTTACGCCTTCGCCTCGGGCTACCACTCGGCCCTGCGCTCCCTGTTCCCCGCGCTGCCTTTTGAGCGCCGGTACGCGCTGTGCGTGACCGAGGCGCGGGGAGGACACCCCTCGGCGATGGACACCCGGCTCACCGGCGCGGGCGATGGCCCACTGCGCCTCGAGGGCACCAAGGCCTTCATCACCCTGGGCACCGCGGCGGACGAGCTGCTGGTGGTGGCGAGCGAGGGGCAGGACGTCCAGGGACGCAACCGGCTGCGGCTGGTGCGGATCGACTCACGCCGTCCGGGGGTGACGCTCACCGAGTTGCCGCCGACTCCGTTCGTCCCGGAGGTACCTCATGCGGAGCTGCGGCTGCACGAGGTGGAGGTGGCGCCCGCGGAAGTGCTGCCCGGCGATGGCTACGAGCGCTACGTCAAACCGTTCCGCACGGTGGAAGACTGTCACGTGTTCGCGGCGGTGCTCGGGTGGCTGATCCAGGTGGCCCGGCGCTCGGGCTGGCCGGACGAGGTACGAGAGGAATTGCTCGCACTCGCGGTGACGATGCGAGGACTCGCGCAGTCGGAGCCGGCTTCACCCGCGGTGCACCTGGCCCTGTCTGGGGCGCTCGATCTGTTCCGCGCGAGGGTGGACGGTCTGGGAACTCTCTGGGAGCGGGTGGATGCACCCACGTGTGAACGCTGGGAGCGGGATCGATTGCTGCTCAATGTGGCGGGCAAGGTGCGCGCGAAGCGCCGGGAAACGGCCCGCCAGAAGTTGATCACCCCCGGGTGA